One segment of Anopheles stephensi strain Indian chromosome 3, UCI_ANSTEP_V1.0, whole genome shotgun sequence DNA contains the following:
- the LOC118511545 gene encoding transmembrane protein 170B isoform X2 codes for MMYYGKDSSSGGGISELDTIANVIGLKGVGTSSLRTFVEMWYHIFLWALFSSIFVHTCAAVIAFATLRKHKFGRFFSIFIFVMGVLSPATGGVVSSTVIAFVHRASNFQMSPIAAMIWGVGQTIVSACFGFTRILATL; via the coding sequence ATGATGTACTATGGCAAGGACAGTAGCAGTGGCGGTGGAATTTCCGAGCTGGACACGATAGCGAACGTGATCGGGTTGAAGGGCGTCGGTACGTCGTCGCTGCGCACCTTCGTCGAGATGTGGTACCACATCTTCCTATGGGCACTGTTCTCCTCCATCTTCGTGCACACTTGCGCGGCCGTGATCGCGTTCGCGACGCTGCGGAAGCACAAGTTTGGACGCTTCTTTTCGATCTTTATCTTCGTGATGGGTGTCCTATCGCCGGCGACCGGTGGCGTCGTCAGCAGTACCGTCATTGCCTTCGTACACAGAGCGTCCAACTTTCAGATGTCACCGATCGCGGCCATGATCTGGGGCGTCGGCCAGACGATCGTGTCGGCGTGCTTCGGGTTTACGCGCATCCTGGCCACACTGTAA
- the LOC118511545 gene encoding uncharacterized protein LOC118511545 isoform X1 — MRAAEGTEAANHTDTKNHTMVHSGALVSHYLLRPLSSAAVVVVAAAPIATVLDRNSSSSSSSVPLLLRLPSCKSYCVKLPSIGRKPSKPSSPLVAVSSSSSSSCLSPQRKSTSILIVSNGSELPECRRNSGEEATHKKKGRLVYEAHSPYRSVAAYGRFRRQRRSIVGR; from the exons ATGAGGGCAGCGGAAGGAACCGAAGCAGCAAACCATACTGATACAAAG AATCACACAATGGTGCACAGTGGTGCGTTAGTTTCGCACTATCTGCTGCGACCATTATCTTCTGCcgctgtcgtcgtcgtcgctgcTGCACCCATTGCAACCGTACTGGACCgtaacagcagtagcagcagctcgTCGGTACCGTTGTTACTACGGTTACCATCCTGCAAATCGTACTGTGTGAAGCTACCGTCAATCGGACGAAAGCCTTCTAAGCCATCGTCACCGCTGGTTGCTGtatcctcgtcgtcgtcgtcgtcgtgtttGTCGCCTCAACGCAAGTCTACGTCAATTTTAATTGTCTCCAACGGATCGGAGCTGCCGGAGTGCAGGAGGAACAGTGGAGAGGAAGCAACCCACAAGAAGAAGGGTAGACTCGTCTACGAAGCTCACAGTCCGTATCGATCAGTAGCAGCGTACGGAAGGTTTCGCCGCCAACGAAGATCGATCGTAGGCCGGTAA
- the LOC118511542 gene encoding craniofacial development protein 1 — protein MNQEDYPSDCDASDADFRPDEEEPDTGSELDSNDEEPEDQSTAPKGSQKRKRKSNTTSRKRTKGRDKPPAKAHQGKAAQSEDEEKDDELDEEEEKRRTDALWADFLGGGSSSSSSTTNVEKTPKAKVAEVKKSVPEVKSTPTAKAPENKKPTVAQLFEFAGEQIVLTEDTNGKSNEAVSTVPKPAAPKTVAPRAGGGLGSVLSQISKKTQLSTLEKTKLDWTSFKRSQGIEEELQTHNKGKDGFLERRDFLERTDLRQFEIEKTFRQTKRSNR, from the coding sequence ATGAATCAGGAAGATTACCCGAGTGATTGCGATGCTAGTGATGCAGATTTTCGCCCGGACGAGGAGGAGCCAGATACCGGAAGTGAACTAGATTCGAACGACGAAGAACCGGAAGATCAATCCACTGCACCGAAAGGTAGTCAGAAGCGTAAACGAAAATCAAATACCACTAGCAGAAAGCGCACAAAGGGTAGGGATAAACCCCCGGCAAAAGCTCACCAGGGGAAAGCTGCACAGTCCGAGGACGAGGAAAAGGACGATGAACTGGAcgaggaagaagagaaacgAAGGACGGATGCTTTGTGGGCGGATTTTCTAGgcggtggtagcagcagcagcagcagtaccaccAATGTGGAAAAGACCCCTAAAGCAAAGGTAGCGGAGGTGAAAAAATCAGTTCCGGAAGTAAAATCCACACCCACGGCGAAAGCGCCAGAGAACAAAAAGCCAACAGTGGCTCAACTGTTTGAATTTGCTGGTGAACAGATTGTCCTGACGGAAGACACTAACGGTAAGTCTAATGAAGCGGTGTCCACCGTACCGAAGCCAGCGGCACCGAAAACTGTTGCACCGCGTGCTGGTGGCGGCTTAGGCTCAGTATTAAGTCAAATCAGTAAGAAAACGCAGCTAAGCACGCTGGAGAAAACGAAGCTCGATTGGACGAGCTTCAAGCGGTCGCAGGGTATCGAAGAAGAGCTGCAGACACACAACAAAGGAAAGGATGGATTTCTCGAGCGGCGCGATTTTCTGGAGCGTACCGATTTGCGCCAGTTCGAGATAGAGAAAACGTTCCGCCAGACGAAGCGAAGCAACCGATAA
- the LOC118511543 gene encoding cysteine dioxygenase type 1, whose product MTSLAVMELNNNNNNNKSCGDENGRTEEGEKYLRELTKTFTGIDKPLKNARKCETLTDLIGELRRTFDSDHVNIEYVNHLMLSYQSNPAEWRKFAKFDRYRYTRNLVDAGNGKYNLMILCWNEGHASAIHDHADSHCFMKMLKGQLMETRYAWPKDASVTEDSKADIGNGQPGTGQDEIEYNGDELEELSRSTLETNGVCYINDTLGLHRVENPSHTDVAVSLHLYCPPFDVCSIFNKQNGKRTKCKVTFWSKFGKRESAVN is encoded by the exons ATGACGTCGCTAGCGGTAATGGagctgaacaacaacaacaacaacaacaagagcTGTGGCGATGAGAACGGCCGGACCGAGGAGGGCGAAAAGTATCTACGCGAGCTGACGAAAACCTTCACCGGCATCGACAAACCGCTGAAGAACGCGCGCAAGTGTGAAACGTTGACCGATCTGATCGGGGAACTGCGCCGAACGTTCGACTCGGACCACGTCAACATCGAGTACGTGAACCATCTGATGCTGAGCTACCAGTCGAACCCGGCCGAATGGCGAAAGTTTGCCAAATTTGACCGATACCG TTACACAAGAAATCTGGTCGATGCCGGTAATGGCAAGTACAACCTGATGATACTCTGCTGGAACGAAGGGCACGCTTCGGCCATCCACGATCATGCCGATTCGCACTGCTTCATGAAGATGCTGAAGGGACAGCTGATGGAAACGCGGTACGCCTGGCCCAAAGATGCGTCCGTAACGGAGGACAGTAAGGCGGACATTGGGAACGGTCAGCCGGGGACTGGGCAGGATGAGATCGAGTACAACGGTGACGAGCTGGAGGAACTGTCCCGCAGCACGCTAGAGACGAACGGCGTTTGCTACATTAACGATACGCTGGGACTGCACCGCGTGGAGAACCCAAGCCACACGGATGTGGCCGTCTCGCTGCATCTGTACTGTCCACCGTTTGATGTGTGTTCGATCTTTAACAAACAGAACGGCAAACGTACCAAGTGCAAGGTTACGTTCTGGAGCAAGTTTGGCAAACGAGAATCGGCGGTGAACTAG